From a region of the Drosophila ananassae strain 14024-0371.13 chromosome XL, ASM1763931v2, whole genome shotgun sequence genome:
- the LOC6504717 gene encoding GPN-loop GTPase 1: MTSQLEDIKLEALSISEGIRDSPVCIIVLGMAGSGKTTFTRSLIQHAQEKFNPYVVNLDPACREVPYAAHVDIRDTVNYREVMKQYQLGPNGGIVTALNMFTTKMAQFAELVRRAGERGHKWCIIDTPGQIEVFTWSASGNIITEGLATLFPTIVVYVMDVVRSACPTTFMSNMLYACSILYKTRLPFLVALNKIDLQDCSFIKDWMTDFEVYQEALEEEQSFVSNLTRTMSLTLDTFYENLTTCGVSAKTGVGFAELLQKVLECVSEYEKNYKPVYEKMRKERLAQQAAPQPAANVEESGVSVPLGLGLQDPPANTGSGIFLMAPGLVPIAAEDNETEEMELDPKEPMEDQNFQSFVQSHLDAQKTKRDRLAQQDRDNS, from the exons ATGACCAGCCAACTGGAGGACATCAAGCTGGAGGCTCTGTCCATCAGCGAGGGCATCCGCGACTCTCCCGTCTGCATCATAGTCCTGGGAATGGCCGGCAGCGGCAAGACCACCTTCACCCGCAGTCTCATCCAGCACGCCCAGGAGAAATTCAATCCGTACGTGGTGAATCTGGATCCCGCCTGCCGGGAGGTGCCTTATGCGGCGCACGTCGACATCCGGGACACGGTCAACTACCGCGAGGTGATGAAGCAATACCAATTGGGGCCGAATGGAGGCATTGTGACTGCCCTGAACATGTTCACCACGAAAATGGCCCAGTTTGCGGAGCTAGTGCGTCGGGCTGGGGAGCGAGGCCATAAATGGTGCATCATCGACACACCCGGCCAGATCGAGGTCTTCACCTGGTCCGCCTCGGGCAACATAATCACCGAGGGCCTGGCCACCCTATTCCCCACCATTGTGGTCTATGTTATGGATGTCGTCCGCAGCGCCTGTCCCACCACATTCATGTCCAACATGCTGTACGCCTGCTCCATCCTGTACAAGACCCGCCTGCCCTTTCTGGTTGCCCTGAATAAG ATTGACTTGCAGGACTGCAGCTTCATCAAGGACTGGATGACGGACTTTGAGGTCTACCAGGAGGCTCTCGAGGAGGAGCAGAGCTTCGTGAGCAATCTGACACGCACCATGTCCCTCACCCTGGACACCTTTTACGAGAACCTGACCACCTGTGGCGTGTCGGCCAAGACAGGCGTTGGATTCGCTGAGCTGCTGCAAAAGGTGCTGGAGTGCGTGTCGGAGTACGAGAAGAACTACAAGCCGGTCTACGAGAAGATGAGGAAGGAGCGGTTGGCCCAACAAGCTGCGCCCCAACCGGCTGCCAATGTGGAGGAGTCCGGAGTGTCAGTGCCCCTGGGCCTGGGTCTACAA GATCCTCCTGCCAACACTGGAAGTGGTATATTTCTGATGGCTCCTGGCTTGGTGCCGATAGCAGCCGAAGACAATGAGACGGAGGAGATGGAACTGGACCCAAAGGAGCCGATGGAGGATCAGAACTTCCAGAGCTTCGTCCAGAGCCACCTAGACGCACAGAAAACCAAGAGGGATAGGCTGGCGCAGCAGGATCGGGACAATTCTTAG
- the LOC6504786 gene encoding crossover junction endonuclease MUS81, whose amino-acid sequence METRLEVRLREPNPLFTRWLERWLREAERRQQKSQFKLRLALEALKSYPLPLYSGRDCAVLRGFGGTLCQLIDEELRQHRGLSLVTATTTAATSSVQYEQQVQKVVKRVQEAQQDQRKPAKPAKAPKPKKLTKKEQLELAAAEERERFVEMIPGSFEILLLVDTQETSGKNKRVLDQTRSYLESFGAKHEVRRLTIGDFLWIAKDRAGNELVLPYIIERKRMDDLASSIRDGRFHEQKHRLKQSGLRHVIYLVEDYGDNEQLGLPLDSLQQALANARVQTGVQVVRTENHYRSMSYLASMTRSLQQIFARKTLQSVERGVVPSSHCLVTSSTIGLLKFRALYEDSAKNAQLTVREVFVQQLLQLHSLSLERAIAIVELYPTPRLLLEAYDNCPGPKEASQLLAKIPCGPLERPLGEKISQCLYEFYKREFR is encoded by the coding sequence ATGGAAACGCGTCTGGAAGTGCGTCTTAGGGAACCTAATCCACTGTTCACTCGGTGGTTGGAGCGCTGGCTGCGCGAAGCCGAGAGACGACAGCAAAAATCCCAATTTAAGTTGCGACTGGCTCTGGAGGCCCTCAAAAGCTATCCTCTTCCGTTGTACAGCGGCCGGGACTGTGCTGTCCTGCGTGGATTCGGTGGCACCCTCTGTCAGCTGATAGACGAGGAGTTGCGACAGCATCGGGGTCTTAGTTTGGTGACGGCCACCACAACGGCCGCCACCAGTAGCGTGCAGTACGAGCAACAGGTGCAGAAGGTGGTGAAGAGGGTGCAGGAGGCGCAACAGGATCAGAGGAAACCGGCGAAACCGGCCAAGGCGCCCAAGCCCAAGAAGCTGACCAAAAAGGAGCAACTGGAACTGGCGGCCGCCGAAGAGCGAGAGCGTTTCGTGGAGATGATACCGGGATCCTTTGAAATTCTCCTTCTGGTGGACACCCAAGAGACGAGTGGCAAGAACAAGAGAGTGCTGGACCAGACCAGAAGCTACCTGGAATCCTTCGGAGCGAAACACGAAGTCCGCCGCCTCACCATTGGTGACTTCCTTTGGATAGCCAAGGACCGGGCAGGAAACGAGCTGGTGCTGCCCTACATCATCGAACGGAAGCGCATGGACGACCTGGCGTCCAGCATACGCGACGGTCGCTTTCACGAGCAGAAGCATCGCCTGAAGCAGAGCGGGCTGCGGCATGTGATCTACCTGGTGGAGGATTATGGCGATAACGAACAGCTCGGCCTGCCCCTGGACTCCCTGCAGCAGGCTCTGGCCAATGCCCGGGTGCAGACGGGTGTGCAGGTGGTACGCACCGAGAATCACTACCGATCGATGAGCTATTTGGCCTCCATGACGCGCTCCTTGCAGCAGATCTTTGCCAGGAAGACCCTGCAGAGCGTGGAGAGGGGTGTCGTGCCCAGTTCCCACTGCCTGGTGACCTCCTCCACGATCGGATTGCTCAAGTTCCGTGCCCTGTACGAAGACTCCGCCAAGAATGCCCAGCTTACTGTGCGGGAGGTCTTTGTCCAGCAACTCCTGCAGTTACATTCCCTCTCCCTGGAACGTGCCATCGCCATCGTGGAGCTCTATCCCACCCCCCGCCTGCTGCTGGAGGCGTACGATAACTGTCCGGGGCCGAAGGAGGCCAGCCAGTTGCTGGCCAAGATACCATGCGGTCCGCTGGAACGGCCGCTGGGCGAGAAGATCAGCCAGTGCCTGTACGAGTTCTATAAAAGGGAGTTTCGTTAG
- the LOC6504716 gene encoding RUN domain-containing protein 1, with product MEMKMAEDQGGHEAKDSLLCAFRVEGQQQKQQQQQLPAGSVEEELEEEQQDQEQDQEQEQDQEQEQEQELLSERWSPLGANYDDANSASSGVDCGELETVLDGKSETRRGSAGSELSRLRSIEEEQELLTSSLLALTSHFAHVQLRVRQIVEAPAEERDQLLRDLEDFAFQGIPEAAQPKESSSSSSPSSMEKDNEKEPGSDSQLIEQLKSQLTELEQLAYEAGEPGILPQQVLLEKQKFILDELRSKLNLQVEQHELPALSTEQLRHQVDNAIGEFVGPLKMKEQLVAQLKTQITDLERFIAFLQCDADQGSAGDRLKLLSGAYNSYAAKQTAKISQGAAPIVAPMASAPPPATSSSAGGSVGAGESLHSKAHGLLDKASLLMQMFASTHLAKPRHDDFQQNSLKKTHKGNHWGDLRAQLEVDIQEVAALAATLSCDREKLANIKRALRQQRTENSTGTAITAQNGALTTVPPRCRRAVAAGHELAPYVAGGSGAVSSDSDEDISYANFEWEKEGKSRRIAHMRGDSIATIGRELTTVVRKNFARTLQQLIQHGLRIPAESAASSLMVPFMRCLHPAPPSVVIPSAGGDSPFLGLGGLGLGRAMHAWELVLAYYQLKNGEEYNNTPARKLSQSFQLDIVDAQAVTAKQSLLSAVGMILAMHRPYKRSNNAHFKAFVCAGLNSHLLVEWLNLILSCHELVDTYYSTSSYVARTGFRDSLRSIDALSRFDFDLPVDLAIRHFRNI from the exons atggaaatgaaaatggcagAGGACCAGGGGGGGCATGAGGCCAAGGACTCGTTATTATGTGCCTTCAGGGTCGAAGgccagcagcagaagcagcagcagcagcagctgccagCTGGCTCCGTCGAAGAGGAGCtcgaggaggagcagcaggatCAGGAACAGgatcaggagcaggagcaggatcaggagcaggagcaggaacagGAGCTATTAAGCGAACGCTGGTCtccgttgggcgccaattatgATGACGCCAATAGCGCCAGTTCTGGCGTAGATTGTGGCGAACTGGAAACGGTATTGGATGGCAAGTCGGAGACACGACGTGGCAGTGCTGGCAGTGAACTGTCCCGTCTGAGAAGCatcgaggaggagcaggagctgctCACCAGCTCCCTGCTAGCTCTGACCTCTCACTTTGCCCATGTCCAGTTGCGAGTCCGTCAAATTGTTGAGGCACCGGCGGAGGAGCGGGATCAGTTGCTGCGCGACCTTGAGGATTTCGCCTTCCAGGGTATACCGGAGGCGGCGCAACCCAAagaatcatcatcatcatcatcaccatCATCCATGGAGAAGGACAACGAAAAGGAGCCTGGCAGCGACAGTCAGTTGATTGAACAACTCAAGTCCCAGTTGACGGAATTGGAGCAACTGGCGTATGAGGCTGGAGAGCCTGGCATTCTTCCCCAGCAGGTCCTACTCGAGAAGCAGAAGTTCATCCTCGACGAATTGCGCTCGAAGCTCAACCTCCAGGTGGAGCAGCATGAGCTTCCAGCCCTGAGCACCGAGCAGTTGCGCCACCAGGTGGACAATGCCATCGGTGAGTTTGTCGGCCCGTTGAAGATGAAGGAGCAACTGGTGGCCCAATTGAAGACCCAGATCACCGATCTGGAGCGGTTCATTGCCTTCCTGCAGTGCGATGCGGATCAGGGTTCGGCCGGGGATCGTCTGAAGCTCCTGTCCGGCGCCTACAACAGCTACGCCGCCAAGCAGACGGCCAAGATCTCTCAGGGAGCGGCTCCCATCGTTGCTCCCATGGCATCTGCTCCTCCTCCGGCCACTTCGTCGTCCGCTGGCGGATCCGTCGGCGCCGGCGAAAGCCTGCACAGCAAGGCCCATGGTCTGCTGGACAAGGCCTCGCTCCTCATGCAGATGTTCGCCAGCACGCACCTGGCGAAGCCGCGCCACGACGACTTCCAGCAGAACTCCCTCAAGAAGACGCACAAGGGCAACCACTGGGG GGATCTGCGGGCCCAACTGGAGGTGGACATCCAGGAGGTGGCTGCGTTGGCAGCCACCCTGAGCTGCGACCGTGAAAAGCTGGCCAACATCAAGCGGGCCCTGAGGCAGCAACGCACGGAGAACAGCACTGGAACGGCCATTACTGCCCAAAACGGTGCCCTGACCACCGTGCCGCCCAGATGTCGACGGGCAGTGGCTGCTGGCCATGAACTGGCGCCCTATGTCGCCGGCGGCAGCGGTGCGGTGTCCTCCGACTCCGACGAGGACATATCCTACGCCAACTTCGAGTGGGAGAAGGAGGGCAAGAGCCGGCGGATAGCCCACATGCGTGGCGATTCGATAGCCACGATCGGTCGAGAGCTGACCACCGTGGTGCGGAAGAACTTTGCCCGAACGCTGCAGCAACTGATCCAGCACGGGCTGCGCATTCCGGCCGAGTCGGCGGCATCTAGTTTAATGGTTCCATTCATGCGGTGCCTGCATCCGGCGCCACCGTCTGTGGTGATTCCGTCGGCGGGTGGGGATTCGCCATTTCTGGGATTGGGTGGCCTCGGCCTGGGACGGGCCATGCACGCCTGGGAACTGGTCCTGGCCTACTATCAACTGAAGAACGGCGAGGAGTATAATAATACGCCGGCACGCAAGCTATCGCAGAGCTTCCAGCTGGACATTGTCGATGCCCAGGCGGTCACCGCCAAGCAGAGCCTGCTCAGTGCCGTGGGCATGATCCTGGCCATGCATCGTCCCTACAAGCGGAGCAACAACGCCCACTTCAAGGCCTTTGTCTGTGCCGGTCTCAA TTCCCATTTGCTGGTGGAGTGGCTTAACCTTATACTGAGCTGCCACGAACTGGTGGACACATACTACTCCACAAGCAGCTATGTGGCACGTACAGGATTCCGGGATTCCTTGCGCTCCATCGACGCCCTGTCGCGGTTCGACTTTGACCTGCCGGTGGATCTCGCCATCCGGCACTTTCGCAACATCTAG
- the LOC6504715 gene encoding 3-oxoacyl-[acyl-carrier-protein] reductase FabG — protein sequence MSLSEKVIIVTGASSGIGAAIAQVLAREGATLALVGRNVANLEATKKNLKGVKAEIVVADVTKDADSIVQQTLAKFGRIDVLVNNAGILGKGGLIDLDITEFDAVLNTNLRGIVLLTKAVLPHLLKTKGAVVNVSSCAGIRPFAGALSYGVSKAALDQFTKIVALEMAPQGVRVNSVNPGFVVTNIHQNIGIVGDEYNGMLQRAINSHPMGRVGDVREVAEAVAFLASSKASFTTGALLPVDGGKNNLTPR from the coding sequence ATGAGTCTCAGCGAGAAGGTGATTATCGTGACGGGAGCCAGCAGCGGTATCGGAGCTGCCATTGCCCAGGTGCTGGCCCGGGAGGGCGCCACCCTGGCTCTGGTCGGACGGAATGTGGCCAATCTGGAGGCCACCAAGAAGAATCTGAAGGGCGTCAAGGCCGAGATCGTGGTGGCGGATGTTACCAAGGATGCCGACTCGATTGTCCAGCAGACGTTGGCCAAGTTTGGCCGGATCGATGTCCTGGTGAATAATGCCGGTATCCTCGGCAAGGGCGGACTCATCGATCTGGATATTACGGAATTCGATGCTGTCCTCAATACCAATCTCCGTGGCATCGTTCTCCTGACCAAGGCCGTCCTCCCCCACCTCCTGAAGACCAAGGGCGCTGTCGTGAATGTCAGCAGCTGTGCCGGTATCCGTCCATTTGCCGGCGCCCTCAGCTACGGTGTCTCCAAGGCGGCCCTCGATCAGTTCACCAAGATCGTGGCTCTGGAAATGGCGCCCCAGGGCGTCCGGGTTAACTCCGTGAATCCCGGCTTTGTGGTCACCAACATCCATCAGAATATTGGCATTGTGGGCGATGAGTACAATGGTATGCTCCAGCGTGCCATCAACTCGCATCCCATGGGCCGTGTCGGCGATGTCCGGGAAGTGGCCGAAGCTGTCGCCTTCCTGGCCAGTTCCAAGGCCAGTTTCACCACCGGCGCCCTCCTGCCCGTCGACGGTGGAAAGAACAATCTGACGCCTCGTTAA